The following are from one region of the Cyclopterus lumpus isolate fCycLum1 chromosome 21, fCycLum1.pri, whole genome shotgun sequence genome:
- the lonrf2 gene encoding LON peptidase N-terminal domain and RING finger protein 2 isoform X2, translated as MLEVAEEATRAGDFNLAAEIYSSQLAELQQPDRGLCLRKADSLTRTGRITEALDSYCAAASLGKLRPEELPVLVDTIARTLREKEPGIPGTSSGDGDCGEDDALDLFSCRLCSCLLHEPTTVECGHTFCRVCLEDDSVRECAHCKQALSKRDGLPNGRRLDVVLSGLLDKLFATESKARKFWIEGEVLWKNRDLPEALEKYNAAVDLAPSSGSLLCQRAELHMEMRSFSQAVQDGSSLCRMKPLWTKAHCVNATALKGAGRPDEALHEYLVCVALKPDWTTAKLEAQKVLSEVFSSIFENEVPLPPLQGGAATHLIKPPALLSTLRPLTLRPASFSQDSDFSPPLDESSSRLSYASPGISAVEECSTKSLAGVLASLPAPPGGLKRKHSGDGPLGVFNPPSKLLRPGAESHGRSSSAFGGRTFPAELLDSGDMECSLCMRLFYEPVATPCGHTFCLKCLERCLDHNSNCPLCKENLSEYLATRGYSKTLLMEEVLQRYLGDELAERKKIHEEEMKELSNLNQEVPIFVCTMAFPTITCPLHVFEPRYRLMIRRSMETGTKQFGMCIADELKGFADYGCMLEVRDVKFFPDGRSVVDTIGVSRFKVLSHGQRDGYHTAKIDYLEDKKVEGEGLVELLKLHNAVYEQANNWFTSLKDNMKSQILSHFGHLPSKDSDPQASPSGPAWCWWLLAVLPLENRAQLTILAMTSLKDRLIAIRRVLIFVTRKRSR; from the exons ATGCTGGAGGTGGCAGAGGAGGCCACCCGGGCCGGGGACTTTAACCTGGCCGCGGAGATCTACAGCTCCCAGCTGGCGGAACTCCAGCAGCCGGACAGGGGGTTGTGCCTGAGGAAGGCGGACTCTCTGACCCGCACCGGGCGGATCACCGAGGCCCTGGACTCGTACTGCGCAGCGGCCAGTCTGGGCAAGCTGCGCCCGGAGGAGCTGCCGGTCTTGGTGGACACCATCGCTCGGACTCTGCGCGAGAAGGAGCCCGGCATCCCCGGGACGTCAAGCGGTGACGGGGACTGTGGAGAGGACGACGCACTGGACCTGTTCTCCTGTCGCCTCTGCAGCTGTCTCCTCCACGAGCCCACGACCGTGGAGTGTGGACACACGTTCTGCAGAGTCTGCCTGGAGGACGACTCTGTGAGGGAGTGCGCCCACTGCAAGCAGGCGTTGAGCAAGAGAGATGGCCTGCCGAACGGCCGCAGGCTGGACGTGGTGCTCAGCGGCCTGCTGGACAAACTCTTCGCCACTGAGAGCAAAGCCAGGAAGTTCTGGATCGAAGGAGAGGTGCTGTGGAAGAACCGGGACCTCCCGGAGGCCTTGGAGAAGTACAACGCCGCCGTGGACCTGG cgCCCTCCTCAGGCAGTCTGCTGTGTCAGCGGGCTGAGTTGCACATGGAGATGAGGAGCTTCAGTCAAGCCGTGCAGGACGGCAGCAGCCTCTGTAGGATGAAACCTCTGTGGACCAAG GCTCACTGTGTCAACGCCACGGCGCTGAAGGGGGCGGGCCGGCCCGACGAGGCCCTGCACGagtacctggtgtgtgtggcCCTGAAGCCGGACTGGACCACAGCCAAGCTGGAGGCTcagaag GTCCTCAGCGAggtcttctcctccatctttgaGAATGAGGTGCCTCTGCCCCCACTGCAGGGGGGGGCGGCCACCCACCTCATCAAACCCCCGGCCCTGCTGAGCACCCTGAGGCCGCTCACACTGAGACCCGCCTCCTTCTCACAG GACTCAGACTTCAGCCCTCCGCTGGACGAGTCCTCCTCCAGACTCTCCTATGCGTCTCCTGGTATATCGGCGGTGGAGGAGTGTAGCACCAAGAGCCTGGCCGGCGTCCTGGCCTCTCTGCCGGCTCCCCCCGGTGGCCTTAAGAGGAAACACAGCGGAGACGGTCCCCTGGGGGTCTTCAACCCGCCCTCCAAACTGCTCCGACCTG GCGCGGAGAGCCACGGTCGCTCGTCCTCGGCGTTCGGAGGACGGACGTTTCCTGCCGAGCTGTTGGACAGCGGAGACATGGAGTGTTCCCTATGCATGAG ATTGTTCTACGAGCCGGTGGCCACTCCCTGTGGACACACCTTCTGCCTGAAGTGTCTGGAGCGCTGCCTCGACCACAACTCCAACTGCCCTCTGTGCAAGGAGAACCTGTCTGAG TATCTGGCCACTAGGGGCTACAGCAAGACCctgctgatggaggaggtgctgcagcGTTACCTAGGAGATGAGCtggcagagaggaagaagattcacgaagaggagatgaaggagctGTCCAA CCTGAACCAGGAAGTTCCCATCTTCGTGTGCACCATGGCGTTCCCCACCATCACCTGCCCGCTACACGTGTTCGAGCCCCGCTACCGCCTCATGATCCGCCGCTCCATGGAAACAGGCACCAAGCAGTTCGGCATGTGTATCGCAGACGAGCTCAAAGGGTTCGCCGACTACGGTTGCATGCTGGAG GTCCGAGACGTGAAGTTCTTTCCTGACGGTCGCTCGGTGGTCGACACCATCGGCGTGTCGCGGTTCAAGGTCCTCAGCCACGGACAGAGAGACGGATACCACACGGCCAAGATCGATTACCTGGAGGACAAGAAG gtggagggggaggggcttgtgGAGCTTCTGAAGCTGCACAACGCTGTGTACGAGCAGGCTAACAACTGGTTCACCTCCCTGAAGGACAACATGAAGAGCCAGATCCTCAGCCACTTCGGACACCTTCCCAGCAAAGACTCCGACCCTCAG GCCAGTCCCAGCGGCCCGGCCTGGTGCTGGTGGCTGCTCGCCGTCCTGCCGCTGGAGAACCGAGCTCAGCTCACCATCCTGGCCATGACCTCCCTCAAGGACCGCCTCATCGCCATCCGCCGGGTCCTCATCTTCGTCACGCGGAAGAGGTCGCGGTGA
- the lonrf2 gene encoding LON peptidase N-terminal domain and RING finger protein 2 isoform X1 translates to MLEVAEEATRAGDFNLAAEIYSSQLAELQQPDRGLCLRKADSLTRTGRITEALDSYCAAASLGKLRPEELPVLVDTIARTLREKEPGIPGTSSGDGDCGEDDALDLFSCRLCSCLLHEPTTVECGHTFCRVCLEDDSVRECAHCKQALSKRDGLPNGRRLDVVLSGLLDKLFATESKARKFWIEGEVLWKNRDLPEALEKYNAAVDLAPSSGSLLCQRAELHMEMRSFSQAVQDGSSLCRMKPLWTKAHCVNATALKGAGRPDEALHEYLVCVALKPDWTTAKLEAQKVLSEVFSSIFENEVPLPPLQGGAATHLIKPPALLSTLRPLTLRPASFSQDSDFSPPLDESSSRLSYASPGISAVEECSTKSLAGVLASLPAPPGGLKRKHSGDGPLGVFNPPSKLLRPGAESHGRSSSAFGGRTFPAELLDSGDMECSLCMRLFYEPVATPCGHTFCLKCLERCLDHNSNCPLCKENLSEVPNTTANNWVNVLELLMGYQSIEASGSILLKYLATRGYSKTLLMEEVLQRYLGDELAERKKIHEEEMKELSNLNQEVPIFVCTMAFPTITCPLHVFEPRYRLMIRRSMETGTKQFGMCIADELKGFADYGCMLEVRDVKFFPDGRSVVDTIGVSRFKVLSHGQRDGYHTAKIDYLEDKKVEGEGLVELLKLHNAVYEQANNWFTSLKDNMKSQILSHFGHLPSKDSDPQASPSGPAWCWWLLAVLPLENRAQLTILAMTSLKDRLIAIRRVLIFVTRKRSR, encoded by the exons ATGCTGGAGGTGGCAGAGGAGGCCACCCGGGCCGGGGACTTTAACCTGGCCGCGGAGATCTACAGCTCCCAGCTGGCGGAACTCCAGCAGCCGGACAGGGGGTTGTGCCTGAGGAAGGCGGACTCTCTGACCCGCACCGGGCGGATCACCGAGGCCCTGGACTCGTACTGCGCAGCGGCCAGTCTGGGCAAGCTGCGCCCGGAGGAGCTGCCGGTCTTGGTGGACACCATCGCTCGGACTCTGCGCGAGAAGGAGCCCGGCATCCCCGGGACGTCAAGCGGTGACGGGGACTGTGGAGAGGACGACGCACTGGACCTGTTCTCCTGTCGCCTCTGCAGCTGTCTCCTCCACGAGCCCACGACCGTGGAGTGTGGACACACGTTCTGCAGAGTCTGCCTGGAGGACGACTCTGTGAGGGAGTGCGCCCACTGCAAGCAGGCGTTGAGCAAGAGAGATGGCCTGCCGAACGGCCGCAGGCTGGACGTGGTGCTCAGCGGCCTGCTGGACAAACTCTTCGCCACTGAGAGCAAAGCCAGGAAGTTCTGGATCGAAGGAGAGGTGCTGTGGAAGAACCGGGACCTCCCGGAGGCCTTGGAGAAGTACAACGCCGCCGTGGACCTGG cgCCCTCCTCAGGCAGTCTGCTGTGTCAGCGGGCTGAGTTGCACATGGAGATGAGGAGCTTCAGTCAAGCCGTGCAGGACGGCAGCAGCCTCTGTAGGATGAAACCTCTGTGGACCAAG GCTCACTGTGTCAACGCCACGGCGCTGAAGGGGGCGGGCCGGCCCGACGAGGCCCTGCACGagtacctggtgtgtgtggcCCTGAAGCCGGACTGGACCACAGCCAAGCTGGAGGCTcagaag GTCCTCAGCGAggtcttctcctccatctttgaGAATGAGGTGCCTCTGCCCCCACTGCAGGGGGGGGCGGCCACCCACCTCATCAAACCCCCGGCCCTGCTGAGCACCCTGAGGCCGCTCACACTGAGACCCGCCTCCTTCTCACAG GACTCAGACTTCAGCCCTCCGCTGGACGAGTCCTCCTCCAGACTCTCCTATGCGTCTCCTGGTATATCGGCGGTGGAGGAGTGTAGCACCAAGAGCCTGGCCGGCGTCCTGGCCTCTCTGCCGGCTCCCCCCGGTGGCCTTAAGAGGAAACACAGCGGAGACGGTCCCCTGGGGGTCTTCAACCCGCCCTCCAAACTGCTCCGACCTG GCGCGGAGAGCCACGGTCGCTCGTCCTCGGCGTTCGGAGGACGGACGTTTCCTGCCGAGCTGTTGGACAGCGGAGACATGGAGTGTTCCCTATGCATGAG ATTGTTCTACGAGCCGGTGGCCACTCCCTGTGGACACACCTTCTGCCTGAAGTGTCTGGAGCGCTGCCTCGACCACAACTCCAACTGCCCTCTGTGCAAGGAGAACCTGTCTGAGGTACCCAATACAACCGCTAATAACTGGGTTAATGTCCTGGAGTTATTAATGGGTTATCAGTCAATAGAAGCTTCTGGTTCCATTTTATTAAAG TATCTGGCCACTAGGGGCTACAGCAAGACCctgctgatggaggaggtgctgcagcGTTACCTAGGAGATGAGCtggcagagaggaagaagattcacgaagaggagatgaaggagctGTCCAA CCTGAACCAGGAAGTTCCCATCTTCGTGTGCACCATGGCGTTCCCCACCATCACCTGCCCGCTACACGTGTTCGAGCCCCGCTACCGCCTCATGATCCGCCGCTCCATGGAAACAGGCACCAAGCAGTTCGGCATGTGTATCGCAGACGAGCTCAAAGGGTTCGCCGACTACGGTTGCATGCTGGAG GTCCGAGACGTGAAGTTCTTTCCTGACGGTCGCTCGGTGGTCGACACCATCGGCGTGTCGCGGTTCAAGGTCCTCAGCCACGGACAGAGAGACGGATACCACACGGCCAAGATCGATTACCTGGAGGACAAGAAG gtggagggggaggggcttgtgGAGCTTCTGAAGCTGCACAACGCTGTGTACGAGCAGGCTAACAACTGGTTCACCTCCCTGAAGGACAACATGAAGAGCCAGATCCTCAGCCACTTCGGACACCTTCCCAGCAAAGACTCCGACCCTCAG GCCAGTCCCAGCGGCCCGGCCTGGTGCTGGTGGCTGCTCGCCGTCCTGCCGCTGGAGAACCGAGCTCAGCTCACCATCCTGGCCATGACCTCCCTCAAGGACCGCCTCATCGCCATCCGCCGGGTCCTCATCTTCGTCACGCGGAAGAGGTCGCGGTGA